Proteins encoded by one window of Nasonia vitripennis strain AsymCx chromosome 1 unlocalized genomic scaffold, Nvit_psr_1.1 chr1_random0011, whole genome shotgun sequence:
- the LOC107981864 gene encoding uncharacterized protein LOC107981864: MFPFWILIPPLCFFFFCRPTVRSLLRHRPLRLLILFTLPCHTQTPWWIDIGSFCPLCRQPRHTPPTIEREYYRDYDRFVFDSRSPVVRDSLPDSWIDCHHESWEDHATWRICSICRCRLDHPPHMMRLRGARAIGSVFPVTSAIQRRATPTWYRKGKSRLLVLSSVSPPPQTRLSLRDTPGPINYVSVIIRFFFGGQVPFSLFISLSHTSILRLPWASETVRAFSSGGVSSPLFLPAGLHIFTNYILIRVLIVLEL; the protein is encoded by the exons ATGTTCCCTTTTTGGATCTTAATTCCTcctctttgttttttttttttttgtaggcCGACCGTCAGGTCCCTGTTACGCCACCGCCCTCTGCGGCTTCTGATTTTGTTTACTCTACCTTGCCATACCCAGACTCCCTGGTGGATTGACATCGGGTCTTTTTGCCCCTTATGCCGTCAGCCGCGCCACACTCCTCCGACAATCGAGCGGGAGTACTACCGTGATTATGACAGG TTCGTCTTCGATTCCCGGTCCCCTGTTGTTCGGGACTCCCTCCCCGACTCCTGGATTGATTGTCACCACGAGTCCTGGGAGGATCACGCGACCTGGAGGATCTGTTCGATCTGCCGTTGCCGCCTTGATCATCCACCCCACATGATGCGTCTCCGGGGGGCAAGGGC AATTGGATCCGTATTCCCGGTCACAAGTGCTATCCAGCGACGAGCGACGCCGACTTGGTATAGAAAAGGAAAATCTCGTCTGTTGGTTTTGTCGTCTGTATCTCCTCCTCCCCAAACTCGACTCTCCTTGAGGGACACACCCGGTCCGATAAATTATGTTTCGGTTattattcgttttttttttggtggGCAAGTGcccttttctttatttatttctttgtcaCATACATCGATTTTACGTCTCCCTTGGGCAAGCGAAACAGTACGAGCCTTCTCGAGTGGAGGAGTCTCGTCTCCGCTTTTCTTGCCTGCCGGTTTACATATTTTTACTAACTAtattcttatacgagtattaaTAGTTCTAGAGTTATAA